Proteins encoded together in one Diabrotica undecimpunctata isolate CICGRU chromosome 3, icDiaUnde3, whole genome shotgun sequence window:
- the LOC140437593 gene encoding facilitated trehalose transporter Tret1-like: MDKVQYVHYYEHADNEHEQKLILKKDESEQQQNNLRRPDTLFLYFSIISGILLSTSTGILMTWSSPAVVLLSSKNTKINPLGRPITTVEITMLLGIPQLCSLLGSLVLPKCADIIGRKRILHFLAVGMVISTVGLALSNNVELLITFFTIYSFLWCGVLPILFIYVLEICEDHNRNKHSCFITVGLTLGQVYSYSLGSFLSFRYFTLILGIPIALFVIFCFFLVESPTYLMIKENVDECKQALWRLRSNKSKIEIERDFIAIKNYVNIDKTSNKFFIIELFRRKELRIGIFLAMVPILTNILSGVPTFLSLQPLIYNKIQTIFSPNVFAILAGVMQIISGIHIAYTLGKSGRKTRLLISSFVVGVSIAIFGITFYLDHIQSHFINKLPWLPLVVFICYSLLFAVGLGPIPMAVTSELFSPKVRTSALAFIVTISSIFSSITTFGFPFLVNIMGIYWCLWIFAICSFVGFVLIFYFLPEIKGKSLLELQDVLRNY, from the exons ATGGATAAAGTACAATATGTACACTATTATGAGCATGCAGATAATGAACATGaacaaaaacttattttaaagaaaGATGAAAGTGAGCAGCAACAAAATAATTTGAGGCGACCAGATAcgttatttttatacttttcaaTAATCTCag GAATATTGTTATCGACAAGTACAGGAATCTTAATGACATGGTCCTCGCCAGCTGTTGTTTTATTGTCATccaaaaatactaaaataaatccTCTCGGACGGCCCATAACCACTGTCGAAATTACTATGCTATTAGGCATTCCTCAGTTGTGCTCTCTTCTAGGTTCCTTAGTGTTACCAAAATGTGCGGATATTATCGGACGCAAAAGAATTCTTCACTTTTTAGCTGTTGGAATGGTAATAAGTACTGTGGGATTGGCACTAAGCAATAACGTTGAATTGCTGATCACTTTTTTCACGATATATTCCTTTTTGTGGTGCGGAGTCTTGcctatattgtttatttatgtgtTAGAAATTTGCGAGGATCATAATAGAAACAAGCACAGTTGTTTTATAACAGTTGGATTGACTCTTGGACAAGTGTACAGCTACTCGCTTGGATCTTTTCTTAGTTTTAGATACTTCACACTTATTTTAGGAATACCGATAGcgctttttgtaatattttgtttctttttagtaGAGTCTCCTACTTACTTAATGATAAAAGAAAACGTAGACGAGTGTAAACAAGCTTTATGGAGACTTCGTagtaataaatcaaaaattgaaatAGAACGAGATTTTATCGCTATCAAAAATTATGTTAACATAGACAAAACTTCAAACAAAttctttattattgaactttttAGAAGAAAAGAACTACGAATAGGTATATTTTTGGCCATGGTTCCAATACTCACCAACATTTTGTCAGGTGTACCTACGTTTCTATCTTTACAACCTCTCATTTATAACAAGATTCAAACTATTTTTTCGCCAAATGTATTTGCTATATTAGCAGGCGTAATGCAAATAATCTCTGGTATACATATCGCATATACTTTAGGAAAATCTGGAAGGAAAACTCGTTTATTAATATCTTCTTTTGTGGTAGGAGTATCGATAGCAATTTTTGGAATAACTTTCTATTTAGATCATATTCAATCTCATTTTATTAACAAACTTCCTTGGTTAcctcttgttgtttttatttgttattcgctTTTATTTGCCGTTGGTTTAGGTCCCATTCCTATGGCAGTTACTAGTGAATTGTTTTCTCCTAAAGTAAGGACTTCTGCTCTAGCGTTTATTGTAACAATAAGTTCTATATTTTCATCAATAACTACTTttggttttccttttcttgttaACATAATGGGAATTTATTGGTGTTTGTGGATATTTGCTATCTGCAGTTTTGTTGGATTCGTACTGATATTTTACTTTTTACCAGAAATAAAGGGTAAATCTCTTTTAGAATTACAAGATGTACTTAGAAATTACTAG
- the LOC140437592 gene encoding facilitated trehalose transporter Tret1-like yields the protein MVDKGRVNDLNQVKYIPVDNGELKPIGEEKKSDTFYFYFVVITGTLPILVGGSAFSWTSPVLPKLLSNDSSINPLDRPITTVEISMLIGLPCFTGLMGSLLAAPLSDKLGRKKCMQIFTFVMFLCNIFIAFSNRVLYIILLRCIFFVGMFGIMAVVPIFVTEICENHNRAKYGCLVGLFSPLGNLYSYILGPLFSVKVFTLISNIPAVIFLISFIFAPESPFFSVSKGKDKDCIKTLKKLRNNKSDLELHNDFSEITKSIEIKVNTVNPGIFALFKIREARVGLFLIFIPMMTQFLSGAPTLMPFVGPIFNKAATSLSGNTIAIIVGAVKCFVFVIPTFIVERTGRKPLMICSSLGCSISMILVGTYFYLQHIKSPLAQQLSWLPIISVIIVIFSYAAGLGPVPMSLTGELFATDTRAAASAITMTVAGFAVFAVATIFPIAAELIGLHWCFWLFSINCLVGAGSIYFFLPETKGRSLAEIQDILKNYKFGLQK from the exons ATGGTGGACAAAGGCCGTGTTAATGACTTAAACCAGGTGAAATATATACCAGTAGATAATGGTGAGCTAAAACCTATAGGTGAAGAAAAGAAGTCTGATACTTTTTACTTCTATTTCGTTGTAATAACAG GTACTCTTCCAATATTGGTTGGTGGATCAGCATTTTCATGGACATCTCCAGTTTTGCCGAAATTACTATCAAACGATTCATCTATCAATCCTCTTGATAGACCAATAACTACAGTAGAAATCTCAATGCTAATAGGATTGCCATGTTTTACAGGCTTAATGGGCTCACTTTTGGCAGCGCCTCTTTCGGATAAATTGGGAAGAAAGAAATGCATGCAAATTTTTACATTTGTAATGTTTCTCTGCAATATATTCATTGCTTTCAGTAACAgggttttatatataatattacttaGATGCATCTTTTTTGTCGGTATGTTTGGTATAATGGCTGTAGTTCCAATATTTGTTACAGAGATATGCGAGAATCATAATAGAGCTAAGTATGGATGCCTTGTGGGCTTATTTTCTCCTCTGGGTAATCTGTATTCCTACATTCTCGGTCCGTTATTTAGTGTAAAAGTTTTTACTTTGATTTCAAATATTCCAGCAGTTATctttttaatatcatttattTTTGCCCCAGAATCTCCTTTCTTCTCGGTATCTAAGGGAAAAGATAAAGACtgtataaaaactttaaaaaaactcaGAAATAATAAGTCCGATTTAGAGTTACATAATGATTTTAGCGAGATAACCAAAAGTATTGAAATCAAAGTAAATACTGTAAATCCAGGAATTTTTGCACTGtttaaaataagagaagctagagttggactgtttttaatatttattcccATGATGACGCAATTTTTGTCAGGGGCACCGACACTTATGCCATTTGTAGGACCCATTTTTAATAAAGCTGCTACCAGTTTGTCTGGCAATACTATAGCTATCATTGTAGGAGCAGTCAAATGCTTTGTATTCGTTATTCCTACTTTTATAGTAGAACGAACGGGTAGAAAACCACTAATGATTTGTTCTAGTTTAGGATGCAGTATATCTATGATTTTAGTAGGTACCTATTTCTACCTTCAACACATAAAGTCTCCTCTTGCGCAACAACTAAGTTGGCTTCCTATTATATCAGTTATAATAGTGATATTCTCTTATGCTGCTGGCCTTGGACCGGTTCCTATGTCTCTCACAGGAGAATTATTTGCAACAGATACAAGGGCAGCCGCATCTGCTATTACTATGACTGTAGCAGGTTTCGCTGTATTCGCAGTCGCTACTATATTTCCTATTGCAGCTGAGCTAATTGGACTGCACTGGTGTTTCTGGTTGTTTTCAATCAACTGCTTGGTAGGAGCAGGttcaatttatttctttttacccgAAACAAAAGGAAGGAGTTTGGCTGAGATTCaggatattttgaaaaattacaaatttggTTTGCAAAAATAG